A window of Corvus cornix cornix isolate S_Up_H32 chromosome 4, ASM73873v5, whole genome shotgun sequence contains these coding sequences:
- the SMIM18 gene encoding small integral membrane protein 18, which yields MATLNSTHWNETTSISQYLGFQVQKIYPFHDNWNTACFVILIIFIFTVVSLVVLAFLYELLDCCCCVKNKTVKDLENEPNPVRAMMNSFRKRETEVV from the coding sequence ATGGCAACCCTCAACAGCACTCACTGGAATGAGACTACATCAATTTCCCAGTATCTGGGCTTCCAAGTGCAAAAAATTTACCCTTTCCATGACAACTGGAACACTGCCTGCTTTGTTATCCTGATCATATTCATCTTCACCGTAGTTTCTCTGGTGGTGTTGGCTTTCCTGTACGAACTGCTGGACTGTTGCTGCTGcgtgaaaaacaaaactgtgaaaGACTTGGAGAATGAGCCCAATCCCGTCAGAGCAATGATGAACAGCTTCAGGAAGCGTGAAACAGAGGTGGTGTAG